In one Halosimplex halophilum genomic region, the following are encoded:
- a CDS encoding YndJ family protein, which translates to MSGDEPGSDSTAETESDPFARLVAGVTLADLSAVFGAGLWLVLALAGGLSQVERALALAPLVVVPLGVGLAARGEFAGLPGRLLGAAVALLPVGAALMALSLVVDAGPTAAGLAAPWVFVTSLLALAGVSRAVERGTIRPLTAALVDAGLAYAPVAAVALVLSHLGITFWFDPTIVLLTAVHFHFAGFALPVLAGVTGRHLGGFEGGARAVAGVILVGPAIIAVGISFSPLVEVVAVGAFTLAVAAFGLLVLVRVVPSLDAPPAALVGVSALALPASMALALGYGVAAFSGTNPLGLSIGRMVTLHGSLNAYGFALCGVVGWRLAANVETG; encoded by the coding sequence ATGAGCGGCGACGAACCGGGTTCGGACAGCACGGCGGAGACCGAATCGGACCCGTTCGCCCGGCTCGTCGCCGGCGTCACGCTCGCGGACCTGAGCGCCGTCTTCGGCGCGGGCCTGTGGCTCGTCCTCGCGCTCGCCGGCGGCCTCTCGCAGGTCGAGCGGGCGCTCGCGCTGGCGCCGCTGGTCGTCGTCCCGCTGGGCGTCGGACTGGCCGCGCGCGGGGAGTTCGCCGGGCTCCCGGGTCGACTGCTCGGCGCCGCCGTGGCGCTCCTCCCCGTCGGCGCAGCGCTGATGGCCCTCTCGCTCGTGGTCGACGCCGGGCCGACCGCCGCGGGGCTGGCCGCGCCGTGGGTCTTCGTGACGAGCCTGCTCGCGCTCGCCGGCGTCTCGCGGGCGGTCGAGCGAGGTACGATCCGACCGCTGACCGCCGCGCTCGTCGACGCCGGCCTCGCCTACGCCCCGGTCGCCGCCGTCGCGCTCGTCCTCTCGCACCTCGGGATCACCTTCTGGTTCGATCCGACGATCGTCCTGCTCACCGCTGTCCACTTCCACTTCGCCGGGTTCGCGCTGCCGGTCCTCGCGGGCGTGACGGGCCGACACCTCGGCGGCTTCGAGGGCGGGGCGCGCGCCGTCGCCGGCGTGATCCTGGTCGGACCCGCTATCATCGCGGTCGGTATCTCCTTCTCGCCGCTGGTGGAGGTGGTCGCGGTCGGCGCGTTCACCCTCGCCGTGGCGGCGTTTGGCCTGCTGGTGCTCGTCCGGGTCGTCCCGTCGCTGGACGCCCCGCCGGCCGCGCTCGTGGGCGTGTCGGCGCTCGCACTGCCGGCGTCGATGGCGCTGGCGCTCGGCTACGGCGTCGCGGCGTTCTCCGGGACGAACCCGCTCGGGCTGAGCATCGGCCGGATGGTGACGCTCCACGGGTCGCTCAACGCCTACGGGTTCGCGCTCTGTGGCGTCGTCGGGTGGCGACTGGCCGCGAACGTGGAGACGGGCTGA
- a CDS encoding DUF4166 domain-containing protein, with product MTGVYEYALGEAADDLHPNVRERYALGPDDAFATVGRGLMDITRGAVALPVLYAMPARNLLFPESGEDVPFSVTTAGWRDPAGYEALTTRREFDFDGKTRQFDSTTVWDRERERLFDFLGTGGHVVSELHPRVEDGVLVVEGGKQWTRVGGRYLPTPGPLGVDVTVRDRYDEDDEQFYVTATVESGLVGHILGYRGSFTQERREMERVPDDLKPVTGVDPLPP from the coding sequence GTGACGGGCGTCTACGAGTACGCGCTTGGCGAGGCGGCCGACGACCTGCACCCGAACGTGCGCGAGCGGTACGCGCTCGGCCCCGACGACGCGTTCGCGACCGTGGGTCGCGGACTGATGGACATCACGCGCGGCGCCGTCGCGCTGCCGGTTCTCTACGCGATGCCCGCGCGGAACCTGCTGTTCCCCGAGTCCGGCGAGGACGTGCCGTTCTCGGTGACGACCGCCGGCTGGCGCGACCCCGCGGGCTACGAGGCGCTGACCACCCGCCGGGAGTTCGACTTCGACGGGAAGACCCGACAGTTCGACTCGACGACCGTGTGGGACCGCGAACGGGAGCGGCTGTTCGACTTCCTCGGCACCGGCGGGCACGTCGTCTCCGAACTCCACCCGCGCGTCGAGGACGGTGTTCTCGTCGTCGAGGGGGGCAAACAGTGGACCCGCGTCGGCGGCCGCTATCTCCCGACACCCGGCCCGCTCGGGGTCGACGTGACCGTCCGCGACCGATACGACGAGGACGACGAGCAGTTCTACGTCACCGCGACCGTCGAGAGCGGCCTCGTCGGGCACATCCTCGGCTACCGCGGGTCGTTCACCCAGGAGCGCCGGGAGATGGAGCGGGTGCCCGACGACCTGAAACCGGTCACCGGGGTCGACCCGCTGCCGCCATGA
- a CDS encoding DUF1059 domain-containing protein: MAYQVECSQGDDFMIKSEDEQEVIQHVKEHAQEKHDMDLSDDDARDMVQEAS, from the coding sequence ATGGCCTACCAGGTCGAATGCAGCCAGGGAGACGACTTCATGATCAAGTCCGAGGACGAGCAGGAGGTCATCCAGCACGTCAAGGAACACGCCCAAGAGAAACACGACATGGACCTGAGCGACGACGACGCCCGCGACATGGTCCAGGAAGCGTCCTGA
- the pdhA gene encoding pyruvate dehydrogenase (acetyl-transferring) E1 component subunit alpha, whose protein sequence is MRLLAVEPPVSDSDAVARTEDGLVQVLDADGQVREDATVPDLSDERLVAMFREMKLARHLDERAVSLQRQGRMGTYPPLAGQEAAQVASTHALRDDDWIVDQYREHGAVAVRGLEPEYLLYWMGHEVGNEWLASKHVFPLNISIASHLPHATGMAWAARLRGDDRVVCCHFGDGATSEGDFHEALNFAGVFDAPAVFFCNNNQYAISVPRERQTASATIAEKADAYGFAGVRVDGMDPLAVYQVTRGAVEKARDPAENQLRPTLVEAEMYRFGAHTTADDPSRYRTDEEVDRWRERDPIPRMERFLRERGLLDDERVAEIEERNRERVAELVEAAEAYEPDVEAWFEHAYEEPTPRVRESRAYLRELRERHGDDALVRDE, encoded by the coding sequence ATGCGGTTGCTGGCCGTCGAACCACCAGTGAGCGACAGCGACGCCGTCGCGCGGACCGAGGACGGACTGGTGCAGGTGCTCGACGCCGACGGGCAGGTCCGCGAGGACGCGACCGTGCCCGACCTGTCCGACGAGCGGCTCGTGGCGATGTTCCGGGAGATGAAGCTCGCCCGCCACCTCGACGAGCGAGCCGTCTCCCTCCAGCGCCAGGGCCGGATGGGAACCTACCCGCCGCTGGCCGGCCAGGAGGCCGCGCAGGTCGCGTCGACCCACGCGCTCCGTGACGACGACTGGATCGTCGACCAGTACCGCGAGCACGGCGCCGTCGCCGTCCGCGGGCTCGAACCCGAGTACCTCCTGTACTGGATGGGCCACGAGGTCGGCAACGAGTGGCTCGCCTCCAAGCACGTCTTCCCGCTGAACATCTCCATCGCCAGCCACCTCCCCCACGCCACGGGGATGGCGTGGGCGGCCCGCCTGCGGGGCGACGACCGCGTCGTCTGCTGTCACTTCGGCGACGGTGCCACGTCGGAGGGGGACTTCCACGAGGCGCTCAACTTCGCGGGCGTGTTCGACGCGCCCGCCGTCTTCTTCTGCAACAACAACCAGTACGCCATCTCCGTCCCGCGGGAGCGCCAGACCGCCAGCGCGACCATCGCGGAGAAGGCCGACGCCTACGGCTTCGCCGGCGTCCGCGTCGACGGGATGGACCCGCTGGCCGTCTACCAGGTGACGAGGGGGGCCGTCGAGAAGGCCCGCGATCCCGCCGAGAACCAGCTGCGCCCGACGCTGGTCGAGGCGGAGATGTACCGCTTCGGCGCCCACACCACGGCCGACGACCCCTCGCGGTACCGCACCGACGAGGAGGTCGACCGCTGGCGCGAACGGGACCCGATCCCGCGGATGGAACGGTTCCTCCGCGAGCGCGGCCTGCTGGACGACGAACGGGTCGCCGAAATCGAGGAGCGCAACCGCGAGCGGGTGGCCGAACTGGTCGAGGCCGCCGAGGCCTACGAGCCCGACGTCGAGGCGTGGTTCGAACACGCGTACGAGGAACCGACCCCGCGCGTCCGGGAAAGCCGAGCGTACCTCCGCGAGTTGCGCGAACGCCACGGCGACGACGCGTTGGTGCGCGACGAGTGA
- a CDS encoding acetyl/propionyl/methylcrotonyl-CoA carboxylase subunit alpha: MFEKVLVANRGEIAVRVMRACEELGVGTVAVYSEADKHAGFVRYADEAYNVGPARAADSYNDGEAVIEAAKKAGADAIHPGYGFMAENADFAARVEETDGITWIGPSSEAMERLGEKTHARKVMQEADVPIVPGTTESVEDPEQVVEFGEEHGFPVLIKAEGGGGGMGQEVVESAEDAEEALETAQREGEAYFSNASVYLERFLDNARHVEVQIIADKHGNVRHVGERDCSLQRRQQKVIEEGPSPALTDELREQIREAARRGADAGDYYNAGTFEFLVEDEQRNDEGLLDADTDFFFLEVNTRIQVEHTVTEELTDIDLVKWQIRVAAGEEITFDQDDVELAGHAMEFRINAENAANDFAPATGGEFEVYDTPGGIGVRVDDAHRQGDELVTDYDSMIAKLITWGEDREECIARGKRALADYEIRGFPTIIPFHRMMLTDEPFLEGRHTTKYLDEDLDHDRIEAAQERWGTESSGGDDEDEEVVEREFTVEVNGKRFEVELEERGAPAIPTGGDGAGSGGQQAQRPQPGGGGGSGGGDSGGVSAEGQEITAEMQGTILEVNVAEGDEVAAGDVLCVLEAMKMENDIVAESAGTVTAVAVSEGESVDMGDTMFVLD, translated from the coding sequence ATGTTCGAGAAGGTCCTCGTCGCGAACCGCGGCGAGATCGCCGTCCGCGTGATGCGAGCCTGCGAGGAGCTGGGGGTCGGGACGGTCGCCGTCTACAGCGAGGCCGACAAACACGCCGGCTTCGTCCGCTACGCCGACGAGGCGTACAACGTCGGCCCCGCCCGCGCGGCCGACTCCTACAACGACGGGGAGGCCGTCATCGAGGCCGCGAAGAAGGCCGGCGCCGACGCCATCCACCCGGGCTACGGCTTCATGGCCGAGAACGCCGACTTCGCCGCCCGCGTCGAGGAGACCGACGGGATCACGTGGATCGGTCCCTCCAGCGAGGCGATGGAGCGGCTCGGCGAGAAGACCCACGCCCGCAAGGTGATGCAGGAGGCCGACGTGCCCATCGTCCCCGGCACCACCGAGTCCGTCGAGGACCCCGAGCAGGTGGTCGAATTCGGCGAGGAACACGGCTTCCCGGTCCTCATCAAGGCCGAGGGCGGCGGCGGCGGCATGGGCCAGGAGGTCGTCGAGAGCGCCGAGGACGCCGAGGAGGCGCTGGAGACCGCCCAGCGCGAGGGCGAGGCGTACTTCTCGAACGCGTCGGTCTACCTGGAGCGGTTCCTCGACAACGCCCGCCACGTCGAGGTGCAGATCATCGCCGACAAACACGGCAACGTCCGCCACGTCGGGGAACGAGACTGCTCGCTCCAGCGCCGCCAGCAGAAGGTCATCGAGGAGGGACCGAGCCCGGCGCTGACCGACGAGTTACGCGAGCAGATCCGCGAGGCGGCCCGCAGAGGCGCCGACGCCGGCGACTACTACAACGCCGGCACCTTCGAGTTCCTCGTCGAGGACGAACAGCGCAACGACGAGGGCCTGCTCGACGCCGACACGGACTTCTTCTTCCTCGAAGTCAACACGCGCATCCAGGTCGAGCACACCGTCACGGAGGAGCTGACGGACATCGACCTCGTGAAGTGGCAGATCCGGGTCGCCGCCGGCGAGGAGATCACCTTCGATCAGGACGACGTGGAACTGGCGGGTCACGCGATGGAGTTCCGGATCAACGCCGAGAACGCCGCCAACGACTTCGCGCCCGCCACGGGCGGTGAGTTCGAGGTGTACGACACCCCAGGTGGTATCGGCGTCCGGGTCGATGACGCCCACCGCCAGGGCGACGAGCTGGTCACCGACTACGACTCGATGATCGCGAAGCTCATCACGTGGGGCGAGGACCGCGAGGAGTGCATCGCCCGCGGCAAGCGCGCGCTGGCCGACTACGAGATCCGGGGCTTCCCGACGATCATCCCGTTCCACCGGATGATGCTCACCGACGAGCCGTTCCTCGAAGGCAGGCACACCACGAAGTACCTCGACGAGGACCTGGACCACGACCGCATCGAGGCGGCCCAGGAGCGCTGGGGCACCGAGTCGTCGGGGGGCGACGACGAGGACGAAGAGGTCGTCGAGCGGGAGTTCACCGTCGAGGTCAACGGCAAGCGCTTCGAGGTCGAGCTGGAGGAGCGGGGCGCGCCCGCCATTCCCACCGGCGGCGACGGCGCCGGTAGCGGCGGTCAGCAGGCCCAGCGGCCCCAGCCGGGCGGTGGCGGCGGGTCGGGTGGCGGCGACTCCGGCGGCGTCTCCGCCGAGGGCCAGGAGATCACCGCGGAGATGCAGGGGACGATCCTCGAAGTGAACGTCGCGGAGGGCGACGAGGTCGCCGCGGGCGACGTGCTCTGCGTGCTGGAGGCGATGAAGATGGAGAACGACATCGTCGCCGAGAGCGCCGGCACCGTGACCGCCGTCGCCGTCAGCGAGGGCGAGTCCGTCGACATGGGCGACACGATGTTCGTGCTGGACTGA
- a CDS encoding outer membrane protein assembly factor BamB family protein gives MVPDSSLSRRQVLASGGAAGALLGGGVLARRLLPTAAGRSPDGWPMVARDPGGTAYAPEADPPTDGVKVRWKYGLPPWPGADVRPAPVVAGGVVYAVGPHESMPPHSPELVALSASEGSVLARARRPVRSAPAVAPARAYRARTVATLETPTFDPHRLVGLPGADAGTGGWLGGGESAPWTGTDATRWTASVDADSDSYSRIRFGGATTPPPVAVGDALVTFFRGTLAAVDGSSGAVRWTSDEGLPATRPAVRDGAAYVVGPDRGVRSYDLATGASTDLSVDLPGRPMYLAATPARLYVAGQGWVSAHSFDGSADWRATFPEGASVPAGPVAVADGTVYVRRADTTATRLCALDADDGSVRWVCEGVTPSEAAYLPAATDDAVYVPTDAGGLAAVDADDGSVRWRFDPGTEPCSPAAIVDDAVYVVGSEHLYALEEP, from the coding sequence ATGGTCCCCGACAGTTCCCTCTCCAGGCGTCAGGTGCTCGCGAGCGGCGGCGCGGCGGGCGCGCTGCTGGGCGGCGGCGTCCTGGCGCGTCGCCTCCTCCCGACAGCCGCCGGGCGGTCACCGGACGGGTGGCCGATGGTCGCCCGCGACCCCGGCGGCACGGCCTACGCGCCCGAAGCCGACCCGCCGACCGACGGGGTCAAGGTGCGCTGGAAGTACGGACTACCGCCCTGGCCGGGTGCAGACGTGCGCCCCGCACCCGTCGTCGCCGGCGGCGTGGTCTACGCGGTCGGTCCGCACGAGTCGATGCCCCCTCACAGCCCCGAACTGGTCGCCCTGTCGGCGAGTGAGGGGAGTGTGCTGGCGCGCGCTCGGCGGCCGGTCCGGAGCGCGCCGGCGGTCGCGCCCGCCCGCGCCTACCGGGCTCGGACCGTCGCAACGCTGGAAACGCCGACGTTCGACCCCCACCGGCTGGTCGGACTTCCGGGCGCCGACGCCGGCACGGGCGGGTGGCTCGGCGGGGGCGAGTCCGCCCCGTGGACCGGCACCGACGCGACCCGGTGGACGGCGTCGGTCGACGCGGACTCGGACAGCTACAGCCGGATCCGCTTCGGCGGAGCCACGACGCCGCCGCCCGTCGCCGTCGGCGACGCGCTCGTGACGTTCTTCCGGGGGACGCTCGCTGCGGTCGACGGGAGCAGCGGCGCGGTCCGGTGGACGAGCGACGAGGGACTGCCGGCCACACGCCCGGCCGTCCGCGACGGCGCCGCCTACGTCGTCGGTCCCGACCGGGGCGTCCGCAGCTACGACCTCGCGACCGGGGCGAGCACCGACCTGTCGGTCGACCTCCCGGGCCGGCCGATGTACCTCGCGGCGACCCCGGCCCGGCTGTACGTCGCTGGCCAGGGGTGGGTCAGCGCGCACTCGTTCGACGGCTCTGCCGACTGGCGGGCCACGTTCCCCGAGGGGGCGTCGGTGCCGGCCGGGCCGGTCGCCGTCGCCGACGGGACGGTCTACGTCCGGCGCGCGGACACGACCGCGACGCGGCTGTGCGCCCTCGACGCCGATGACGGCTCGGTCCGCTGGGTCTGCGAGGGCGTGACGCCGAGCGAGGCGGCGTACCTCCCGGCGGCGACCGACGACGCGGTGTACGTTCCGACCGACGCGGGCGGGCTGGCGGCGGTCGACGCCGACGACGGGTCGGTCCGCTGGCGGTTCGACCCCGGCACGGAACCGTGTTCGCCCGCCGCCATCGTCGACGACGCCGTGTACGTCGTCGGGAGCGAACACCTCTACGCGCTGGAGGAACCATGA
- a CDS encoding biotin--[acetyl-CoA-carboxylase] ligase produces MQETRERVLDALSEGPVTGPELAERLDVSRAAVWKHVEALREAGFEVASGDAGYELVAVPEFGGAAVEYGLAAPFDVEFHESIPSTNARARDLAGEGAADVAVLADEQTGGRGRLDREWSSPSGGVWLSLLVRPDVPATHAPAFTLAAAVAVARAAREAGVDARIKWPNDVVVPAEDADGDGIERKLAGILTEMEGEADRVSWVVVGMGINANVDPADLPSEARPATLSAEAGEVDRRVFTQRVLEEFDDLRGDLESVVPAWREHATTLGKRVRVDTPGGEVVGEAVDVTFPGTLVVDTGDERVTVTAGDCEHLRPVE; encoded by the coding sequence ATGCAGGAGACGCGCGAGCGGGTCCTCGACGCGCTGTCCGAGGGGCCGGTCACCGGGCCGGAGCTGGCCGAGCGGCTGGACGTGTCGCGGGCGGCCGTCTGGAAGCACGTCGAGGCGCTCCGGGAGGCGGGCTTCGAGGTCGCGAGCGGCGACGCGGGGTACGAACTGGTCGCGGTCCCCGAGTTCGGCGGCGCGGCCGTCGAGTACGGGCTGGCGGCTCCCTTCGACGTGGAGTTCCACGAGTCGATCCCCAGCACGAACGCCCGTGCCCGCGACCTCGCGGGGGAGGGCGCCGCCGACGTGGCCGTCCTCGCCGACGAGCAGACCGGCGGCCGGGGCCGACTCGACCGGGAGTGGTCCTCCCCGAGCGGCGGGGTCTGGCTGAGCCTGCTGGTGCGGCCGGACGTACCGGCCACCCACGCGCCCGCGTTCACGCTCGCAGCGGCGGTGGCCGTCGCACGGGCCGCTCGCGAGGCCGGTGTCGACGCGCGGATCAAGTGGCCCAACGACGTGGTCGTCCCCGCCGAGGACGCCGACGGCGACGGGATCGAGCGGAAGCTCGCGGGGATCCTCACGGAGATGGAGGGCGAGGCCGACCGCGTCTCGTGGGTCGTCGTCGGGATGGGGATCAACGCCAACGTCGACCCCGCGGACCTGCCGAGCGAGGCGCGACCGGCGACGCTGTCGGCGGAGGCAGGCGAGGTCGACCGGCGGGTGTTCACCCAGCGCGTGCTGGAGGAGTTCGACGACCTGCGCGGTGACCTGGAGTCGGTCGTGCCCGCGTGGCGCGAGCACGCGACGACGCTCGGCAAGCGCGTCCGCGTCGACACGCCCGGCGGCGAGGTCGTCGGCGAGGCCGTCGACGTGACGTTCCCGGGAACGCTCGTCGTCGACACCGGCGACGAGCGGGTAACGGTCACCGCCGGCGACTGCGAGCACCTGCGCCCGGTCGAGTGA
- a CDS encoding universal stress protein yields MYDTILLPTDGSAGIERVVDHAGELARVHDATIQALYVVDATSFTGLPMETSWEGVRNVLESEGETALEGVQRLAPDDVAVEAETVEGTPSTEIVRYTRDQPVDVVVMGTHGRGGIDRLLLGSVAERVVRKSAVPVVTVPVSEGAVEADEVVEADADPAAGVESS; encoded by the coding sequence ATGTACGACACGATCCTGCTGCCGACGGACGGCTCGGCGGGCATCGAGCGGGTGGTCGACCACGCGGGGGAACTGGCGCGGGTCCACGATGCGACGATTCAGGCGCTGTACGTCGTCGACGCGACGAGTTTCACCGGGCTCCCGATGGAGACCTCCTGGGAGGGCGTCCGCAACGTCCTGGAGTCGGAGGGCGAGACGGCGCTGGAGGGGGTCCAGCGGCTGGCCCCCGACGACGTGGCCGTCGAGGCCGAGACCGTCGAGGGGACGCCGAGCACCGAGATCGTCCGCTACACGCGCGACCAGCCCGTCGACGTGGTGGTGATGGGCACCCACGGCCGCGGCGGGATCGACCGCCTGCTGCTGGGGAGCGTCGCCGAGCGGGTCGTCCGGAAGTCGGCCGTGCCCGTCGTGACGGTGCCGGTCAGCGAGGGCGCCGTCGAGGCCGACGAGGTCGTCGAGGCCGACGCCGACCCCGCGGCCGGCGTCGAGAGCTCCTGA
- a CDS encoding four-helix bundle copper-binding protein, whose protein sequence is MSLADTVSRIDRLSDEQRECIENCNEAAEVCEWCADECLGDAEMEECARLCRDVADLASLHARFMARDSQFSSTLAEACADACEACAEECGKHDADHCQVCADVLQECAESCREMAGA, encoded by the coding sequence ATGTCACTTGCCGACACCGTCTCCAGGATCGACCGCCTGAGCGACGAGCAGCGCGAGTGCATCGAGAACTGCAACGAGGCCGCCGAGGTCTGCGAGTGGTGCGCCGACGAGTGTCTCGGCGACGCCGAGATGGAGGAGTGCGCCCGGCTCTGTCGGGACGTGGCCGACCTCGCCTCGCTGCACGCCCGGTTCATGGCCCGCGACTCGCAGTTCAGCTCCACGCTCGCCGAGGCCTGCGCCGACGCCTGCGAGGCCTGCGCCGAGGAGTGCGGCAAGCACGACGCCGACCACTGCCAGGTCTGCGCCGACGTGCTGCAGGAGTGCGCGGAGTCCTGCCGGGAGATGGCCGGCGCCTGA
- a CDS encoding amidohydrolase family protein — protein sequence MSSTTFEGRILRGREFEPVEGRVVVEDGQITAVEEAPTHSDDIVLPAFVNTHTHIGDSIAKEAGGGLSLEELVAPPDGLKHRLLRQASTEEKVEAMRRSLEFMVDSGTAACIEFREGGVAGVEAFERAVHGLPIDPMVMGRETVEAMEAADGFGASGANDADFSRERTATARAGKPFGIHAGEVDASDINPALDLDPDFLVHMVHAEELHMDRVADSEIPVVVCPRSNLVTDVGFPPIEELLERTTVALGTDNVFLNSPSMFREMEFAAKLADVSARDVLRMATVNGAEIADRNCGLVEPGRDAKLLVLDGDSDNLAGAQDVVRAVVRRAGVADVTDVYLPER from the coding sequence ATGAGTTCCACCACGTTCGAGGGACGGATCCTCCGCGGGCGCGAGTTCGAGCCCGTCGAGGGCCGCGTCGTCGTCGAGGACGGCCAGATTACGGCCGTCGAGGAGGCCCCGACCCACAGCGACGACATCGTCCTCCCGGCGTTCGTCAACACCCACACCCACATCGGCGACTCCATCGCCAAGGAGGCCGGCGGCGGCCTCTCGCTGGAGGAGCTGGTCGCGCCGCCGGACGGGCTGAAACACCGGCTGCTCCGGCAGGCCAGCACCGAGGAGAAGGTAGAGGCGATGCGCCGGTCGCTGGAGTTCATGGTCGATTCCGGGACGGCGGCCTGCATCGAGTTCCGCGAGGGCGGCGTCGCGGGCGTCGAGGCCTTCGAGCGGGCCGTCCACGGACTGCCCATCGACCCGATGGTCATGGGCCGGGAGACGGTCGAGGCGATGGAGGCCGCCGACGGCTTCGGCGCCAGCGGCGCCAACGACGCCGACTTCTCGCGGGAGCGGACGGCGACCGCCCGCGCCGGCAAACCCTTCGGCATCCACGCCGGCGAGGTCGACGCCTCCGACATCAACCCCGCCCTGGACCTCGATCCCGACTTCCTCGTCCACATGGTCCACGCCGAGGAACTGCACATGGATCGGGTGGCAGACAGCGAGATCCCGGTCGTCGTCTGCCCCCGCTCGAATCTCGTCACCGACGTGGGCTTCCCCCCGATCGAGGAGCTCCTCGAACGGACGACCGTCGCGCTCGGCACGGACAACGTCTTCCTGAACAGCCCGTCGATGTTCCGCGAGATGGAGTTCGCCGCGAAGCTCGCGGACGTGAGCGCCCGCGACGTGCTGCGGATGGCGACGGTCAACGGCGCCGAGATCGCCGACCGCAACTGCGGGCTCGTCGAGCCCGGCCGCGACGCCAAACTGCTGGTGCTCGACGGCGACTCCGACAACCTCGCGGGCGCGCAGGATGTCGTCCGTGCCGTCGTCCGCCGCGCCGGCGTCGCCGACGTGACCGACGTGTACCTGCCCGAGCGCTGA
- a CDS encoding HD domain-containing protein, with the protein MTTIKDSVHDHIAVEGVAAALLDTPPVQRLRRIKQLGTVTFVYPSANHTRFEHSLGVYHLANEALAHLGIEGRQAERVRAAAMLHDVGHAPYSHNIEDIIHRRTGKYHDDVHDLIDSGPVARALDDHDLDPGAVADLVAGDGELGQIVSGELDVDRMDYLVRDAHHTGVPYGTIDAERLVRALRFVDGDLVLDEGNVQTAESLLLARALMNPTVYSHHVARIAKAMLRRATQRLLVHTDIDAAELRRMDDCGLRVALRQCDATAALAHRLDRRDLYKRGVWAEMGAVPEALLDADQEAIHDHERAVADEANVDPDAVILDVPDRPSMKESSSRVLVNGEVRRLSEQSTLVNALRAAQRDQWRLGVYAPAETAERVGNAAVRTLGLDLDDTRVRDVRPGVHATLDEFN; encoded by the coding sequence GGATCAAACAGCTCGGGACGGTCACCTTCGTCTACCCCTCCGCCAACCACACCCGCTTCGAGCACTCGCTGGGCGTCTACCACCTCGCCAACGAGGCGCTGGCCCACCTCGGCATCGAGGGCCGGCAGGCCGAGCGGGTCCGCGCGGCGGCGATGCTCCACGACGTGGGCCACGCTCCCTACAGCCACAACATCGAGGACATCATCCACCGCCGGACGGGCAAGTACCACGACGACGTTCACGACCTCATCGACAGCGGGCCCGTCGCCCGGGCTCTGGACGACCACGACCTCGACCCGGGCGCCGTGGCGGACCTCGTGGCCGGCGACGGCGAACTCGGCCAGATCGTCTCCGGCGAACTCGACGTCGACCGGATGGACTACCTCGTCCGGGACGCCCACCACACGGGCGTCCCCTACGGCACCATCGACGCCGAGCGGCTGGTGCGGGCGCTGCGGTTCGTCGACGGCGACCTCGTTCTCGACGAGGGCAACGTCCAGACCGCCGAGAGCCTCCTGCTCGCCCGGGCGCTGATGAACCCGACCGTCTACAGCCACCACGTCGCCCGCATCGCGAAGGCGATGCTCCGGCGGGCGACCCAGCGGCTGCTCGTCCACACCGACATCGACGCCGCGGAACTGCGGCGGATGGACGACTGCGGGCTGCGCGTGGCCCTCCGGCAGTGCGACGCGACAGCCGCGCTCGCCCACCGGCTCGACCGCCGGGACCTGTACAAGCGGGGCGTCTGGGCCGAGATGGGGGCGGTCCCCGAGGCGTTGCTCGACGCCGACCAGGAGGCCATCCACGACCACGAGCGCGCAGTCGCCGACGAGGCCAACGTCGACCCCGACGCCGTGATCCTCGACGTGCCCGACCGCCCCTCGATGAAGGAGTCGTCGAGCCGCGTCCTCGTGAACGGCGAGGTGCGCCGGCTGAGCGAGCAGTCGACGCTGGTCAACGCCCTGCGGGCCGCCCAGCGCGACCAGTGGCGGCTGGGCGTCTACGCCCCCGCCGAGACGGCCGAGCGGGTCGGCAACGCCGCCGTCCGGACGCTCGGGCTCGACCTCGACGACACCCGGGTCCGCGACGTGCGCCCCGGCGTCCACGCGACCCTCGACGAGTTCAATTGA